The following proteins are encoded in a genomic region of Eriocheir sinensis breed Jianghai 21 chromosome 2, ASM2467909v1, whole genome shotgun sequence:
- the LOC126999349 gene encoding mitochondrial 10-formyltetrahydrofolate dehydrogenase-like, with protein sequence MMLSWKMAACLAAGNTVVIKPAQVSPLTALKFAELSVRAGIPPGVINVLPGTGSVCGQAIADHKDVRKLGFTGSTEIGQVIMKSCAVSNLKKVSLELGGKSPFIIFADCDLDKAVRMGMSSVFFNKGENCIAAGRLFVEEAIHDEFVKRVVEECKKMVIGDPLNRGTAHGPQNHKAHLDKLLEYIDVGLKEGATLVYGGARVDRPGYFLHPTVFTNVEDHMFLAKEESFGPIMVISKFANG encoded by the exons ATGATGCTTAGCTGGAAGATGGCTGCCTGTCTAGCTGCTGGTAATACTGTTGTCATCAAGCCAGCACAGGTGTCTCCACTCACTGCTCTCAAATTTGCTGAACTCTCTGTGAGGGCAGGCATTCCCCCTGGCGTGATAAACGTTCTCCCTGGAACAG GGAGCGTGTGTGGGCAGGCCATTGCTGATCACAAAGATGTACGAAAGTTGGGCTTCACAGGAAGCACAGAAATCGGCCAAGTAATCATGAAATCATGTGCAGTGAGCAATTTGAAGAAGGTTTCATTGGAACTTGGAGGGAAATCCCCATTTATCATCTTTGCTGACTGTGACCTTGATAAAGCTGTCAGGATG GGAATGAGCAGTGTCTTCTTCAACAAAGGCGAAAATTGCATTGCTGCAGGACGGCTATTCGTGGAGGAGGCCATCCATGATGAATTTGTGAAGAGGGTTGTTGAAGAATGCAAGAAAATG GTCATTGGAGACCCATTGAACCGTGGTACAGCACATGGGCCGCAAAATCACAAAGCACACCTTGATAAGCTGCTCGAGTACATTGATGTTGGGTTAAAAGAAGGTGCCACATTGGTGTATGGGGGCGCAAGGGTCGACCGTCCTGGATACTTCTTGCACCCCACAGTCTTTACAAATGTAGAAGACCATATGTTTCTTGCCAAAGAAGAAAGTTTTGGTCCCATCATGGTAATCTCCAAGTTTGCTAATGGGTGA